Proteins from one Akkermansiaceae bacterium genomic window:
- a CDS encoding YceI family protein — MASSPSSTLIDILSADSYDAEHVPGAVNLCVYETAFIDKVKAAFPDTGTALTVCGYCDSTKEAEVAVGRLEEAGYTNVSVMPGGLEKWKADGGTPEGKGDAAASSEGKLAVDPGASFIHWTGRNLFNFHTGSLKLKDGSLEIRDGKLVAGEIHVDMESLACTDLSDSAMNRMLVDHLRSNDFFSIGEHPVAVFTVVSTNPIDGVSDGLPNHRITGNLTLRGKTVPVSFDALVARKDDGSYVAQAMVDFDRTQWGSIYGSGRFFSRLGQHVVNDVIHLHLKVATVAG; from the coding sequence ATGGCTTCTTCTCCTTCCTCCACGCTGATCGACATCCTCTCCGCGGACTCCTACGATGCGGAGCATGTTCCGGGTGCGGTGAATCTCTGCGTCTATGAAACCGCGTTCATCGACAAGGTGAAGGCGGCGTTTCCGGACACGGGCACCGCACTCACCGTTTGCGGATACTGTGACTCCACGAAGGAGGCGGAGGTCGCCGTCGGGCGGCTGGAGGAGGCGGGTTACACCAACGTCTCCGTGATGCCCGGTGGTCTGGAGAAATGGAAGGCCGACGGCGGCACGCCGGAGGGGAAGGGGGATGCCGCCGCTTCATCGGAGGGAAAGCTGGCTGTCGATCCGGGGGCGAGTTTCATCCACTGGACGGGCAGGAACCTTTTCAACTTCCACACCGGCTCACTGAAACTGAAGGACGGCTCTTTGGAGATCCGGGATGGAAAGCTGGTGGCCGGGGAGATCCATGTGGACATGGAATCGCTGGCCTGCACCGACCTTTCGGACTCGGCGATGAACCGCATGCTGGTCGATCATTTGCGGAGCAATGATTTCTTCAGCATCGGGGAGCATCCGGTGGCTGTGTTCACGGTGGTTTCAACGAACCCCATCGATGGTGTCAGCGATGGCCTCCCGAACCATCGCATCACGGGGAACCTCACGCTGCGCGGAAAGACGGTGCCCGTTTCCTTCGACGCGCTCGTCGCGCGGAAGGACGACGGCTCATACGTCGCGCAGGCGATGGTGGATTTCGATCGCACGCAGTGGGGTTCCATCTACGGTTCCGGCAGGTTCTTCTCCAGGCTGGGCCAGCATGTAGTGAATGATGTCATTCACCTGCACCTGAAGGTGGCGACCGTGGCCGGATGA